From one Chryseobacterium sp. 3008163 genomic stretch:
- the rpsO gene encoding 30S ribosomal protein S15 → MYLTTEKKAEIFAKHGKSAQDTGTAEGQVALFTFRINHLSQHLKANRHDFATERSLVKLVGKRKSLLDYLKNKDITRYRAIIAELGLRK, encoded by the coding sequence ATGTACTTAACAACAGAAAAAAAAGCAGAAATTTTCGCAAAACATGGAAAATCTGCACAAGACACAGGAACAGCTGAAGGACAAGTTGCTCTTTTCACTTTTAGAATCAACCACTTATCTCAGCATTTGAAGGCTAACCGTCATGACTTTGCTACTGAGAGATCTTTGGTAAAATTAGTAGGTAAAAGAAAAAGTTTGTTAGATTACCTTAAAAACAAGGATATCACAAGATATAGAGCAATTATTGCTGAACTTGGATTAAGAAAATAA